The Raphanus sativus cultivar WK10039 chromosome 6, ASM80110v3, whole genome shotgun sequence sequence CGTTAGCCAGACCAAActatatataactttatattcATCTCACCTAATTTTTGGCGTATTAGGGGTTCGAACTCGATCCCTGCACTTCTTTCACCAAACGAAATAATGTCACGATACATTTGTGTTGAAGGTTGAATACCACCATCACTCATCCATTCCAAAACCTGACAACTCATTCCATAAATATACAACTTGCTCGGTAACTATTGAGCACATAAAGGACTACAtgtggaaaataatttttataagaaaGAAGTAATTGTTACCTCAATGTATTTTCTCCAGTTTCCAACAGCTAAAAGATGCTCCAACAGTACTGCATAAGTTTTGAGGTTGATTTCAGCACCATCTGCTATCATCTTATAGAACAGCTGCCAACAGTGAAACATGGTTTCGTTTGGTTTAATTTCTTTATGGTTTGACAATGCACGCTAAGTCTAATTAGCAGATAAGGCTCAAAAGTTGTTTGCACCTTCATCATTGCTTCGACTTTACCACTCTTCCCAAAAAGATGCAGCATCTGATTAGTTAAACCGATAGAAAGTGATGGCAGGTACGGTTCCATCATTTGAATGAGGTCTGTGGCTCTTTTCCATTCCTGCAAGCTGCAACattcagagaaagaagaagaagagaacaagGATCAGTAGAATATTAAAGGCGATTTACTACTGGTAATGGACGAGTACTTACGTGTTACAAGCAGAGAAGATCTCAAAGAAAACGGCTCCAGAGAAGGGGACTTCTTTTTCTCGCATCAAATCCATCATGATAAATACATTTGACGGTTCACCTCCCTTGTTGAAAGCTCTCATCAATGCTGAACATGCAATAGAGTCTGGTTCTACTCCATTTGATTCCATTTCCAGGAAGAGTTCACAAGCTTTTTCCCACTTTTCTTGGGAACATAGAAGCATTCCAAGAGAATTCAGTTCCATTGTTACGATTTTCAACAGTCTTACACTAATGTTTATGTATACCTGAAGCGTTGTAAGCATGGAGCATTGAGGTGTATGCAATCACATCAGGTTTGCAACCAGCCATCTTCATCTGGTTGAATATGGATTCTGCTTCTGTAACTTGACCCTGCAGATATTATTACAAGTTAGTGATAGTCAAACCATACAAGAATCAGAGTACATCATCTTCTGAGATCAAACTCTAAACACCTGCCTGTTTGCTGTAAGCACATAGAACAGAAGAGTACACCTCCTTCGTCAATGGAACACCGAGATCTTCCATATCCTTCAAGTAACTAACTGCTTCAGGGTATTTTGACATCCTACATGAACCGCTTATAAGGATGGTGAAAGTAACAGAATCAGCTCTAACTTTCTTTTGTCTCATAGTCTGATACAATGCAGTGGCCTTCTCAAGTTCTGCACCGTTTATGAAGCTTCCAATGGCTGAGTTATACGCTGCAGTATTTAGCTTGATACCTCTCGTCTCTGCTGCAGAAAGTACAGTTTCAACATTCACCTTTTTCCCAGACCTACTACAAGCAGCCAAAAGAGTGCATACTGACACAACATTTGGCTTAAATCCGTCTTGCTCCATCTGCCGGAAGATTCCCACAGCTTCAGCTAAAAGTCCATTAGACCCGTAAGCATCAATAAGTGCATTGTAAGTAACAACATTAGGCTTTCTCCTTTCTTTCCTCATCATGAGAAACACCTCCTTTGCCTTGCCAGGTTGACCTGCTCTTCCATAAGAATTGAGCAAACATGTGTAGGAGACAACATCTGGGAGCATACCATTCCGCTTAATCTCTTGAAAAACCGAGAGAGCATTTTCACTCATTCCATGAACAGCATAGGCACCCATCAAGGCATTATAGGAAACAATATTAGGTCTCAGACCTTCTGCAAGCATGGCCTCGAACACCGCTCTGCAGTTTCCAATCTCTCCCTTGACAGAGTATAGATGCATGATGCTAGTAAACGTCACCACATCAGGTCGGCACTCAGATCTCTTTTCCCTCATTGAGTTGAAAACATCAAGGGCTTGGCTGCTTTGACCAAGCTTTGACAGGCAATAGATGATGatgttaaaagtagtggtatctGGACGAACTTTTGCTCCCTTCATGAGCTCAAAATAAGATAACGCTTTCGAATACTGACGACCACTCTTGTATGCAGACAAGACGATGTTGTGAGTCACCAAATCCGGTCCAACTCCGTTGTCTGTCATTTTCTTGCATACTTCCAAAGCCTCTCTCCAGTTTCCACTGGACCCGCAAGCATTGATGAGATTATTGTAGGTTGAACGACTAGGAGCAATCTGCAAGACCAAAGAAACATTGACAAGGCTCAAAATCTGTAAAACTGGTGAGCAAAGTCAAAAGTCAGAGGTTGGAGAGATGTTTCATCAATTATACACAACACGAAAACAGGAGTTAAGCAAAGTTACTACATACAGATGCACGTAACATGTCATCCATAAGATTCATAGCCCAGCGCCACTGAGCAGCTCGACCATGAGCATTGATAAGAGCATTATACGTCTCAGCATCCGGTTTACAACTACAAACCATAGCAAAAACGTTCTCTATCAATAAATATTccatgaaaaattcaaaaagaaaagatgtttgtttttaaaacacaaaaccTCCATTTTTGCATTTCAAAGAAGAGGCCACGAGCCTGGTCAACCCTGTTACACCTAGCGTGGAGCCTGATCATCATATTGTAGATATCGTTCCTCGCACAGTAATTCTTCTGATTCTTCATCCAATTGAAGACATTCACACAAAGATCAATGCATCCTCTTCTACTGAGCTCCTGCAAGTTTTCAAATATCAAAACTCCAACTAAATTTCAAATACTTCGTCAACCAAACAAttagaaaaaaagagagtttctgctaaattttaatttatcataAGCTTCCAAACTTAAAACCAGTTAGcctaaactttataaaatatcagTTCACTAATTTTCAAATTGTATAAAGCGCCTAGGCTCTAGTCTTCTATAAATCGCCTAGACACTACTAGTCAAAGCGCCTAGAATCTAATCTTCTATATAAAGTGCCACCTAACTACCGCCtaaccaactttttttttttattttgaacatTACACTGATAAGAATTGGGAAATTCTTTCTAGCGAACCGGCCGACCCAGGAATTGAGAACGCCATCAACTTCCTCCCAACGATTGAGAGCAACAAGCCGGTCCGCCACCTCCGTCACGCTCCAATCATTCTGAAACCGGTCGTTCTCGACCCGAACCCGGTATCGTCTCGCGATATCCGCTTTCCTGAACCCGCTGACCCGGACAGACACCTCGTGCTCCCCTCTGTCGTAGTTCACGTACACGGATTTCTTCTCCTGGAGCGCGTCGGAGGAGGTCTTCGCGGCAGCTCGAGGACGGTAGGCGCGGGAAGATTCCGGCGGGGTGGTGATGAGCTGAGTAACCGTTGTTGCCATTAGGGGGGAGGGAAGGAGGTTCTACGGTGGGTGGATAGAGTGATAGAGCATTACTCTGTGGTTTTATATTAAAGCCCAGTTTCAATATTTTCCCGGCTCATTGCGTAATATATTAGAGCCCAGTTCTGATTTTCGGCCCATTCTGTAGTATATAGGTTTCATATGATTACATAATCACAAGTTAACAATATAAAGAGgaccaagaaaagaaaaaagattaataatagaAGAAAATAGAAGTTAATAATCTCTATATTGAAAtgctaaaatgacacttattttacAAAAACAGATTTTTCTACAAAAACAGTTAATAGGAAGTAGTATACTTTGggataattaataataatagatattaccaatttttaacaataatagcatagttagttttattttacatttatgaGTTGTAGGTACTTATAATGAATTCAGTGTCATTTCGATTTTTTTAATCCGCAACTACAATAATTTCTTGATTTTAAATCCAAGTTATATAACAATGGTTATTATTATCAAAATCTACACCTtctaaataaaaagataaaatgaaaACAGAATTTAATGCACTAATTGTCACATCAAATGGAGAATATTACAGCAAATcttttaccatatatatatattgaatgaatctttaaaattctaaagagtTATATCATACAtgcaaaacatataaatatcaGTAAATATTCgtatatagaagaaaaaaacaatagtaGACTAAAACttttgttcaaaaagaaaaagagaataaaaatcatataaatagaGCTCTTCACCAACAAAAAAAACCATAGAACATCTTTTTTTCTCAATAGAAAGCAACACTAAGAAAATTATATCCGAAATCACCAAAATCTCAATCACTATTTTTTGGTAATAACATTGACAATTTCATCCAACTACAACGTTCTGGTCGAACCAGgtataagattttttatttattgattttttatatcttaattatcttttaaatattttgacaGTAGTAGATGACCatcttacttttttttgttaagaaaatatatgataGAATCCGTGATAACCATTTATCTAGATGCGTAAGAAGTTAAGAAATTTggtttaccaaaagaaaaaaaaaactattatttggACATGGTATATAGGATTATAATTTCAATCTTAGTTCTTTTATATGCGCAGTGAGTCATACAACAAATTTTGGAGAATGTTTCTATGAGGATTTTTATAAGGTGGGACATTTTGGAACTCATGAATGCTTTGTTAAGTGTCTAAACAAGGGAAAGCACTTCGCTGGAGGAGATTGTCTTCCAAAATCTCCAGAATATGGATTTTGTTGTTGCAGAATACCATAGATATACATCTTCTTTCTAGTATATTGGCAATTTATACGATGAATTATGTTTTTCCGTATCATATTTAAACAAACCAAACTACTTATAAACACAACGAGTTCCAAAATCTCTACATGAATAATGTTTTTCAGTATCATGTTGCATCATACCATAGATGTAAAccttgttttctttatttctggTTCCTATGTCCATGCTTTGGTTAAATATCATTTGATTTTACTGtgatagagattttgattaggGTTCTTTTCCTCTTGGATCTTTGTTTCATACGGCTAAAAATTTAGATGGATGTGTTGTGGAACTTTTCTCACGGTAAATGAAGCAAGATTGGGAGCCTCATTATAAGGTAAAGAGTTCTTGAGATTTTCTGATATAAGAAAACTTGTTCAAGTAGCTGCAGTACTCGTGAACATAACTGAATATGTCTATACAGTTATAGTCACATATTGAAACGCAAACGAAACCACTTATAACTCTTGATCAAAGTTATATTGATAAGCTGTGAATACCTGAATGAATCAAACCATTTCATGAATTTTACTTGTGATGAACAAAACAATCAGAATTAGGTTTCATCAACTAAAATGTGTGTCTATTTTCAGTtatgtataaaaaaaatcactatatTTTCTTTCTCATGTATACCATTGTAGTGTTGATTTCTAAATGTTAGTGATTATTTTGacaaatttatgtatttttatcttaaaattatttaaagataaattaacattttatttcaaataaatgTAAAGAACTTAGACTATAAATTAGGAATTGATTTTACTGATTTGTCAAGTTATCTTTAATTTCAAGCTTAGTCAtctgtttatattattatttaaaatttaattttgctGTCTTGTTATATTTTCCTTGATTAGGTTAAGTTATCTATCTATGATATTATTATCTAATAACTGatttttcatgttttcaatGATCTTATGATCTTATGATGAGTCATTAGTTTTAACAAACAGTTTCAGTAATTTAGTTGatgattgtttattttattattttctccatGATTTAGGATATTACTAGATATTAtaataaacatatttaataatattaatgtattttaaattctCAATGCAATTATAATTTCTCATTT is a genomic window containing:
- the LOC108805844 gene encoding pentatricopeptide repeat-containing protein At2g41720 isoform X1, with product MATTVTQLITTPPESSRAYRPRAAAKTSSDALQEKKSVYVNYDRGEHEVSVRVSGFRKADIARRYRVRVENDRFQNDWSVTEVADRLVALNRWEEVDGVLNSWVGRFARKNFPILISELSRRGCIDLCVNVFNWMKNQKNYCARNDIYNMMIRLHARCNRVDQARGLFFEMQKWSCKPDAETYNALINAHGRAAQWRWAMNLMDDMLRASIAPSRSTYNNLINACGSSGNWREALEVCKKMTDNGVGPDLVTHNIVLSAYKSGRQYSKALSYFELMKGAKVRPDTTTFNIIIYCLSKLGQSSQALDVFNSMREKRSECRPDVVTFTSIMHLYSVKGEIGNCRAVFEAMLAEGLRPNIVSYNALMGAYAVHGMSENALSVFQEIKRNGMLPDVVSYTCLLNSYGRAGQPGKAKEVFLMMRKERRKPNVVTYNALIDAYGSNGLLAEAVGIFRQMEQDGFKPNVVSVCTLLAACSRSGKKVNVETVLSAAETRGIKLNTAAYNSAIGSFINGAELEKATALYQTMRQKKVRADSVTFTILISGSCRMSKYPEAVSYLKDMEDLGVPLTKEVYSSVLCAYSKQGQVTEAESIFNQMKMAGCKPDVIAYTSMLHAYNASEKWEKACELFLEMESNGVEPDSIACSALMRAFNKGGEPSNVFIMMDLMREKEVPFSGAVFFEIFSACNTLQEWKRATDLIQMMEPYLPSLSIGLTNQMLHLFGKSGKVEAMMKLFYKMIADGAEINLKTYAVLLEHLLAVGNWRKYIEVLEWMSDGGIQPSTQMYRDIISFGERSAGIEFEPLIRQKLESLRNKGGGDLSKPDGHEGTL
- the LOC108805844 gene encoding pentatricopeptide repeat-containing protein At2g41720 isoform X2; this encodes MAFSIPGSAGSLERISQFLSVRRGCIDLCVNVFNWMKNQKNYCARNDIYNMMIRLHARCNRVDQARGLFFEMQKWSCKPDAETYNALINAHGRAAQWRWAMNLMDDMLRASIAPSRSTYNNLINACGSSGNWREALEVCKKMTDNGVGPDLVTHNIVLSAYKSGRQYSKALSYFELMKGAKVRPDTTTFNIIIYCLSKLGQSSQALDVFNSMREKRSECRPDVVTFTSIMHLYSVKGEIGNCRAVFEAMLAEGLRPNIVSYNALMGAYAVHGMSENALSVFQEIKRNGMLPDVVSYTCLLNSYGRAGQPGKAKEVFLMMRKERRKPNVVTYNALIDAYGSNGLLAEAVGIFRQMEQDGFKPNVVSVCTLLAACSRSGKKVNVETVLSAAETRGIKLNTAAYNSAIGSFINGAELEKATALYQTMRQKKVRADSVTFTILISGSCRMSKYPEAVSYLKDMEDLGVPLTKEVYSSVLCAYSKQGQVTEAESIFNQMKMAGCKPDVIAYTSMLHAYNASEKWEKACELFLEMESNGVEPDSIACSALMRAFNKGGEPSNVFIMMDLMREKEVPFSGAVFFEIFSACNTLQEWKRATDLIQMMEPYLPSLSIGLTNQMLHLFGKSGKVEAMMKLFYKMIADGAEINLKTYAVLLEHLLAVGNWRKYIEVLEWMSDGGIQPSTQMYRDIISFGERSAGIEFEPLIRQKLESLRNKGGGDLSKPDGHEGTL